A portion of the Bactrocera neohumeralis isolate Rockhampton chromosome 2, APGP_CSIRO_Bneo_wtdbg2-racon-allhic-juicebox.fasta_v2, whole genome shotgun sequence genome contains these proteins:
- the LOC126762433 gene encoding ubiquitin-conjugating enzyme E2 J2-like: MTSTKPRKQPTAISRMRQDYMRLKRDPLPYITAEPLPNNILEWHYVVKGPANTPYYGGYYHGTLLFPREFPFKPPSIYMLTPNGRFKTNTRLCLSISDFHPDTWNPTWCVGTILTGLLSFMLESTPTLGSIETTTYEKQSYARKSLEYNLKDPIFRELFPEVCEEINKLLEDEKQKLALLNGELNRKPVNNVIPATNNENGSNGAQHVKSDECDNKRKSIINWPGLYSNLVIGISFSIFALVVNYVIKNLNQE; this comes from the exons ATGACCTCTACTAAACCACGGAAGCAGCCAACTGCAATATCACGGATGAGGCAGGATTACATGCGTTTAAAGCGCGATCCTTTACCTTATATAACTGCCGAACCGTTACCAAACAATATCCTAGAATGGCATTATGTTGTAAAAGGTCCAGCTAACACCCCTTACTACGGTGGATACTATCATGGCACATTACTTTTTCCAAGAGAATTTCCATTTAAACCACCATCAATTTATATGTTGACGCCTAACGGACGATTTAAGACTAACACCCGCCTCTGCCTTAGCATATCAG aTTTCCATCCCGATACATGGAATCCAACGTGGTGTGTCGGTACTATATTGACGGGGTTACTCAGTTTTATG CTGGAATCAACACCAACTTTAGGTTCAATTGAGACAACGACTTATGAGAAACAGAGCTATGCCAGAAAATCTTTAGAGTACAATTTAAAGGACCCAATTTTTCGAGAATTGTTTCCTGAAGTATGCgaagaaataaacaaattacTAGAAGATGAAAAACAAAAGCTCGCTCTTTTAAATGGAGAACTTAATAGAAAACCAGTTAACAATGTAATACCAGccacaaataatgaaaatggcTCTAACGGAGCACAACATGTAAAATCAGACGAATGCGATAACAAACGAAAATCTATTATTAATTGGCCAGGACTATATTCAAATTTGGTGATTGGAATCagtttttcgatttttgctttggtagtAAATTATGTAATCAAGAATCTGAACCAGGAATAA
- the LOC126751707 gene encoding pyrroline-5-carboxylate reductase 1, mitochondrial: MNQVGRIGVLGGGKMALAMVKGFLSAGLTKPERIIASVHPDDKQSFMQFEQIGIETVVKNEPVVEKSDIVLISVKPQVVPVILPEIRPLSNNKLFISIAMGITLQMLEEQLSSSARIIRAMPNTPALVKAGCSVYARGAKASQKDGELTVSLLEAIGTCEEVPEIWFDPITALSGSGPAYVFVMIEALADGGVRMGLPRDLAYRLAAQTVLGSGKLVLDTKEHPGVLKDNVTSPAGSTAAALKILETKGFRGTVANAVEAATLRCREISGN; the protein is encoded by the exons ATGAATCAAGTCGGCAGAATCGGCGTATTGGGGGGCGGAAAAATGGCTCTTGCAATGGTGAAAGGTTTTCTCTCAGCTg GTCTTACAAAGCCCGAGCGTATAATTGCCAGCGTACATCCAGATGATAAACAAAGTTTCATGCAATTTGAG CAAATAGGCATTGAGACGGTGGTAAAAAACGAACCGGTTGTAGAGAAATCGGATATAGTACTCATATCAGTTAAACCACAGGTGGTGCCTGTTATATTACCCGAAATAAGACCATTGAGCAACAACAAGTTGTTTATCTCAATAGCTATGGGCATCACTTTACAGATGTTAGAAGAG CAATTATCTTCAAGTGCGCGAATCATACGTGCGATGCCTAATACGCCGGCATTGGTGAAAGCGGGATGTTCGGTATATGCACGTGGGGCAAAAGCAAGCCAAAAGGATGGCGAGTTAACAGTTTCACTTTTGGAAGCGATTGGCACATGTGAAGAAGTTCCGGAAATTTGGTTTGATCCCATTACAGCTCTGAGCGGAAGTGGACCAGCTTACGTATTCGTTATGATTGAGGCACTAGCGGATGGTGGCGTTCGGATGGGTTTGCCGCGTGATTTGGCATATCGACTTGCCGCGCAAACCGTTTTGGGCTCAGGAAAATTGGTACTCGATACAAAGGAACATCCGGGTGTGTTGAAGGATAATGTAACTAGCCCAGCGGGTTCAACTGCGGCGGcgcttaaaattttagaaactaAAG GTTTTCGTGGAACAGTTGCCAATGCAGTAGAAGCTGCAACCTTAAGGTGTCGGGAAATATCAGGCAATTAA